One genomic segment of Jaculus jaculus isolate mJacJac1 chromosome 2, mJacJac1.mat.Y.cur, whole genome shotgun sequence includes these proteins:
- the Gper1 gene encoding G-protein coupled estrogen receptor 1, translating to MDVTSPAHAIGMELHQGPMWPSASNNTSLALSLSRPLRGTTPGNHTEDLSEHQQYVIGLFLSCLYTIFLFPIGFVGNILILVVNISFREKMTIPDLYFINLAAADLILVADSLIEVFNLDEQYYDMAVLCTFMSLFLQVNMYSSVFFLTWMSFDRYLALAKAMRCGLFRTKHHARLSCGLIWMASVSATLVPFTAVQLRRTEEACFCFADVREVQWLEVTLGFIVPFAIIGLCYSLIVRALVRAHRHRGLRPRRQKALRMIFAVVLVFFICWLPENVFISVHLLRWAQSGDTPCQQSFRHAYPLTGHIVNLAAFSNSCLNPLIYSFLGETFRDKLRLYVEQKTNLPALNRFCHTTLKAVIPDSAEQSDGKFSSTV from the coding sequence ATGGATGTGACTTCTCCGGCCCACGCCATTGGCATGGAGCTTCACCAAGGCCCTATGTGGCCATCCGCCTCAAACAACACCTCTCTGGCCCTCAGCCTGTCCCGCCCGCTGCGAGGTACTACCCCTGGGAACCACACGGAGGACCTGTCGGAGCACCAGCAGTATGTGATTGGGCTTTTCCTCTCGTGTCTCTATACCATCTTCCTCTTCCCCATCGGATTTGTGGGCAACATTCTCATCCTGGTGGTAAACATCAGCTTCCGGGAGAAGATGACGATCCCTGACCTGTACTTCATCAACCTGGCGGCGGCCGACCTCATCCTGGTGGCAGACTCACTGATCGAGGTGTTCAACCTGGATGAGCAGTACTACGACATGGCGGTGCTCTGCACGTTCATGTCCCTCTTCCTGCAGGTCAACATGTACAGCAGCGTCTTCTTCCTCACGTGGATGAGTTTTGACAGGTACCTGGCGCTGGCCAAGGCCATGCGCTGTGGCCTCTTCCGCACCAAGCACCACGCCAGGCTCAGCTGCGGCCTCATCTGGATGGCCTCAGTGTCTGCCACACTGGTGCCCTTCACGGCAGTGCAGCTGCGGCGCACAGAGGAGGCCTGTTTCTGCTTTGCCGACGTCAGGgaggtgcagtggctggaggtcaccCTGGGCTTCATTGTCCCCTTCGCCAtcattggcctctgctactcgcTCATCGTGCGGGCCCTGGTCCGGGCCCACCGGCACCGGGGCCTGCGTCCTCGCCGGCAGAAGGCCCTGCGCATGATCTTTGCTGTCGTCCTGGTCTTCTTCATTTGCTGGCTGCCCGAGAATGTCTTCATCAGTGTTCACCTCCTGCGGTGGGCGCAGTCAGGTGACACTCCCTGCCAGCAGTCCTTCCGCCATGCCTACCCCTTGACGGGCCACATTGTCAACCTGGCGGCCTTCTCCAACAGCTGCCTGAACCCCCTCATCTACAGCTTCCTTGGGGAGACCTTCAGGGATAAACTCAGGCTGTATGTGGAGCAGAAGACAAACCTGCCAGCTCTGAACCGCTTCTGCCACACCACGCTGAAGGCGGTCATTCCTGACAGTGCGGAGCAGTCGGACGGCAAGTTCAGCAGCACCGTGTGA
- the LOC105944614 gene encoding uncharacterized protein LOC105944614 isoform X2 gives MRTPDPGTGPTAPLKMDPHNMSWIHYPSHMSPAVEDVIASQSVISRCVHVYVALCVPLSLVTGIFNLTVFIRGHARLGLLDMLLAGLTVTSILVTLLSLSVASRPDYMLTTNLGCGVLSFLSNVCYFMAQYLQGVTLIPSFLPGSAGCLLWARPAASLAAIGGCAVCSSLIVVSLLGTFREPYKTTLCQADPLTAWPEYEIVKFSLGFALALVLQLLFLLLCTTQLAWRATPEQRNASSERRVVLAVALNMFTCRLFYNVALLQRARLKLQRDVGSPRDELVMNLAELALSGESCVNSVVTLLLHVPCKLALLGLVGRLTRRCRRGSDNSISLSRVEG, from the coding sequence GTCCAACAGCTCCCCTGAAGATGGACCCTCACAACATGTCCTGGATCCACTACCCAAGCCACATGTCCCCCGCAGTGGAGGACGTGATCGCCTCACAGAGTGTCATCtcaaggtgtgtgcatgtgtatgtcgcCCTGTGCGTCCCGCTGAGCCTGGTGACTGGGATCTTCAACCTGACCGTGTTCATCCGGGGCCACGCCAGACTGGGGTTGTTGGACATGTTGCTCGCAGGCCTCACGGTCACTAGCATCCTGGTGACACTACTATCCCTCAGTGTCGCCAGCCGACCCGACTACATGCTCACGACCAACCTGGGCTGCGGGGTGCTCTCCTTCCTCTCCAACGTCTGCTACTTCATGGCTCAGTACCTGCAGGGGGTCACACTAATTCCATCTTTCCTGCCAGGCTCTGCGGGCTGTCTGCTCTGGGCAAGGCCTGCAGCCAGCCTGGCTGCTATTGGGGGCTGTGCTGTCTGTAGCTCACTGATCGTGGTGTCCCTGCTGGGCACGTTCAGGGAGCCGTACAAAACCACTCTGTGTCAGGCTGACCCGCTGACTGCCTGGCCCGAATATGAAATCGTGaagttcagcctgggctttgCACTCGCTCTGGTCCTTCAGCTGCTTTTCCTTCTCCTGTGCACCACCCAGCTGGCCTGGCGGGCAACTCCAGAACAGAGGAATGCGTCCTCTGAGCGCCGGGTGGTGCTGGCTGTGGCTCTCAACATGTTTACCTGCCGACTCTTCTACAATGTGGCACTCCTACAGAGGGCCAGGCTGAAGTTGCAGAGGGACGTGGGCTCCCCAAGGGATGAGCTGGTCATGAACCTTGCAGAACTGGCCCTGTCTGGGGAGAGCTGTGTTAACTCTGTGGTCACACTCCTCCTCCATGTGCCCTGCAAGCTAGCACTTCTGGGCCTTGTGGGGCGCCTCACCCGGAGGTGCAGGAGGGGGTCTGACAATAGCATCTCCTTGAGCAGAGTGGAGGGTTAA
- the LOC105944614 gene encoding uncharacterized protein LOC105944614 isoform X1, protein MAEHPWGKGARAAHSLSPPNWERNAGPTAPLKMDPHNMSWIHYPSHMSPAVEDVIASQSVISRCVHVYVALCVPLSLVTGIFNLTVFIRGHARLGLLDMLLAGLTVTSILVTLLSLSVASRPDYMLTTNLGCGVLSFLSNVCYFMAQYLQGVTLIPSFLPGSAGCLLWARPAASLAAIGGCAVCSSLIVVSLLGTFREPYKTTLCQADPLTAWPEYEIVKFSLGFALALVLQLLFLLLCTTQLAWRATPEQRNASSERRVVLAVALNMFTCRLFYNVALLQRARLKLQRDVGSPRDELVMNLAELALSGESCVNSVVTLLLHVPCKLALLGLVGRLTRRCRRGSDNSISLSRVEG, encoded by the coding sequence GTCCAACAGCTCCCCTGAAGATGGACCCTCACAACATGTCCTGGATCCACTACCCAAGCCACATGTCCCCCGCAGTGGAGGACGTGATCGCCTCACAGAGTGTCATCtcaaggtgtgtgcatgtgtatgtcgcCCTGTGCGTCCCGCTGAGCCTGGTGACTGGGATCTTCAACCTGACCGTGTTCATCCGGGGCCACGCCAGACTGGGGTTGTTGGACATGTTGCTCGCAGGCCTCACGGTCACTAGCATCCTGGTGACACTACTATCCCTCAGTGTCGCCAGCCGACCCGACTACATGCTCACGACCAACCTGGGCTGCGGGGTGCTCTCCTTCCTCTCCAACGTCTGCTACTTCATGGCTCAGTACCTGCAGGGGGTCACACTAATTCCATCTTTCCTGCCAGGCTCTGCGGGCTGTCTGCTCTGGGCAAGGCCTGCAGCCAGCCTGGCTGCTATTGGGGGCTGTGCTGTCTGTAGCTCACTGATCGTGGTGTCCCTGCTGGGCACGTTCAGGGAGCCGTACAAAACCACTCTGTGTCAGGCTGACCCGCTGACTGCCTGGCCCGAATATGAAATCGTGaagttcagcctgggctttgCACTCGCTCTGGTCCTTCAGCTGCTTTTCCTTCTCCTGTGCACCACCCAGCTGGCCTGGCGGGCAACTCCAGAACAGAGGAATGCGTCCTCTGAGCGCCGGGTGGTGCTGGCTGTGGCTCTCAACATGTTTACCTGCCGACTCTTCTACAATGTGGCACTCCTACAGAGGGCCAGGCTGAAGTTGCAGAGGGACGTGGGCTCCCCAAGGGATGAGCTGGTCATGAACCTTGCAGAACTGGCCCTGTCTGGGGAGAGCTGTGTTAACTCTGTGGTCACACTCCTCCTCCATGTGCCCTGCAAGCTAGCACTTCTGGGCCTTGTGGGGCGCCTCACCCGGAGGTGCAGGAGGGGGTCTGACAATAGCATCTCCTTGAGCAGAGTGGAGGGTTAA
- the LOC105944614 gene encoding uncharacterized protein LOC105944614 isoform X3, which yields MDPHNMSWIHYPSHMSPAVEDVIASQSVISRCVHVYVALCVPLSLVTGIFNLTVFIRGHARLGLLDMLLAGLTVTSILVTLLSLSVASRPDYMLTTNLGCGVLSFLSNVCYFMAQYLQGVTLIPSFLPGSAGCLLWARPAASLAAIGGCAVCSSLIVVSLLGTFREPYKTTLCQADPLTAWPEYEIVKFSLGFALALVLQLLFLLLCTTQLAWRATPEQRNASSERRVVLAVALNMFTCRLFYNVALLQRARLKLQRDVGSPRDELVMNLAELALSGESCVNSVVTLLLHVPCKLALLGLVGRLTRRCRRGSDNSISLSRVEG from the coding sequence ATGGACCCTCACAACATGTCCTGGATCCACTACCCAAGCCACATGTCCCCCGCAGTGGAGGACGTGATCGCCTCACAGAGTGTCATCtcaaggtgtgtgcatgtgtatgtcgcCCTGTGCGTCCCGCTGAGCCTGGTGACTGGGATCTTCAACCTGACCGTGTTCATCCGGGGCCACGCCAGACTGGGGTTGTTGGACATGTTGCTCGCAGGCCTCACGGTCACTAGCATCCTGGTGACACTACTATCCCTCAGTGTCGCCAGCCGACCCGACTACATGCTCACGACCAACCTGGGCTGCGGGGTGCTCTCCTTCCTCTCCAACGTCTGCTACTTCATGGCTCAGTACCTGCAGGGGGTCACACTAATTCCATCTTTCCTGCCAGGCTCTGCGGGCTGTCTGCTCTGGGCAAGGCCTGCAGCCAGCCTGGCTGCTATTGGGGGCTGTGCTGTCTGTAGCTCACTGATCGTGGTGTCCCTGCTGGGCACGTTCAGGGAGCCGTACAAAACCACTCTGTGTCAGGCTGACCCGCTGACTGCCTGGCCCGAATATGAAATCGTGaagttcagcctgggctttgCACTCGCTCTGGTCCTTCAGCTGCTTTTCCTTCTCCTGTGCACCACCCAGCTGGCCTGGCGGGCAACTCCAGAACAGAGGAATGCGTCCTCTGAGCGCCGGGTGGTGCTGGCTGTGGCTCTCAACATGTTTACCTGCCGACTCTTCTACAATGTGGCACTCCTACAGAGGGCCAGGCTGAAGTTGCAGAGGGACGTGGGCTCCCCAAGGGATGAGCTGGTCATGAACCTTGCAGAACTGGCCCTGTCTGGGGAGAGCTGTGTTAACTCTGTGGTCACACTCCTCCTCCATGTGCCCTGCAAGCTAGCACTTCTGGGCCTTGTGGGGCGCCTCACCCGGAGGTGCAGGAGGGGGTCTGACAATAGCATCTCCTTGAGCAGAGTGGAGGGTTAA